A window of Zingiber officinale cultivar Zhangliang chromosome 5A, Zo_v1.1, whole genome shotgun sequence contains these coding sequences:
- the LOC121982641 gene encoding uncharacterized protein LOC121982641 has product MAAAAGKLLIRFANQLNPSPPRLIISAAASAALPLAGVTSPKLRSKVLESAVAPLRASLGKDSKVQAGVEDDDGVSLATMKLPANTDIPLFETLLFQWANSLCQGANLPLPVPLKVDKVEGGARLGFIEIDNGKAEVFAYIDCLVFPATGSSGPLFRATRNGPMKDQAPPGEPRIMRSLLQALQKSVQIASS; this is encoded by the exons ATGGCAGCCGCGGCAGGGAAGCTGCTTATCCGCTTCGCCAATCAACTGAACCCCTCACCACCACGACTCATCATTTCTGCCGCCGCCAGCGCCGCTCTGCCTCTCGCCGGCGTCACCTCCCCGAAGCTCCGGAGCAAGGTGCTGGAATCAGCCGTCGCGCCGCTTCGTGCCTCGTTGGGGAAAGATAGCAAAGTACAAGCCGGCGTCGAGGATGACGACGGCGTCTCTCTGGCGACAATGAAGCTGCCTGCCAATACCGACATCCCGCTGTTCGAGACCCTCCTCTTCCAA TGGGCAAACAGTTTGTGCCAAGGTGCCAATTTGCCGCTTCCTGTTCCTCTCAAG GTGGACAAGGTAGAAGGCGGCGCGAGATTGGGATTTATAGAGATTGATAACGGGAAGGCCGAAGTGTTTGCCTACATAGACTGCCTGGTTTTCCCGGCCACCGGCAGCTCCGGCCCGTTGTTCCGAGCCACGAGGAATGGACCAATGAAGGATCAAGCGCCACCGGGGGAGCCGAGAATTATGAGGAGCCTCCTCCAGGCCCTCCAGAAATCAGTTCAGATTGCAAGTAGTTGA
- the LOC121980235 gene encoding sialyltransferase-like protein 1: MKRSLRLPFIFLIIVAVLSVFSFRAALEDSRRRERPPEAPPAVNASLVLLAAEEDGELEKDVNDLLHGIFPSSARRRRDTEERLRSYSEWRRESRIEVRRRTSARFAKRLRAPKDHMALPDFRRALRDWFRRRRFDPGVMSDLLDLVKSPIDRHRGLSDGSGNGGRRYGSCAVVGNSGILLESNHGELIDGHEFVIRLNNARVVGYGPRVGTKTDLSFVNSNILHLCARRSGCYCHPYGESVPIAMYICQAVHFLDYAVCNSSRKAPLLITDLRFDMLCSRIVKYYSLKRFTETTGTPAPEWAKAHNEKMFHYSSGMQAVMLALGICDRVSVFGFGKSPAAKHHYHTNQKAELDLHDYAAEYALYRDLVEQPQAIPFLTDSGFKLPPVVFYQ; encoded by the coding sequence ATGAAGCGGTCCCTGCGCTTGCCCTTCATCTTTCTGATCATTGTCGCCGTGCTCTCCGTCTTCAGTTTCCGGGCGGCGCTCGAGGACAGTCGCCGCCGCGAGCGGCCGCCCGAGGCCCCGCCGGCGGTCAACGCCTCGCTCGTGCTTCTGGCGGCGGAGGAGGACGGGGAGCTGGAAAAGGACGTGAACGATCTTCTCCACGGGATCTTCCCCTCCTCAGCCCGCCGCCGCCGCGACACCGAGGAACGCCTGCGGAGCTACTCGGAATGGCGGCGGGAGAGCCGCATCGAGGTTCGGCGGCGGACCTCGGCGCGGTTCGCCAAACGGCTTCGCGCGCCCAAGGACCACATGGCGCTCCCCGACTTCCGCCGCGCGCTCCGCGATTGGTTCCGGCGCCGCCGGTTCGATCCGGGGGTCATGTCCGACCTCCTCGATCTCGTCAAGAGCCCCATCGACCGCCACCGCGGCCTCTCGGACGGGAGCGGAAATGGGGGTCGGCGTTACGGCTCCTGCGCCGTGGTCGGAAACAGCGGGATTCTCCTCGAAAGCAACCACGGCGAGTTGATCGACGGCCACGAGTTCGTGATCCGCCTCAACAACGCCCGCGTCGTCGGTTACGGCCCGCGCGTCGGCACAAAGACCGACCTCTCCTTCGTCAACAGCAACATCCTCCACCTCTGCGCTCGGAGGTCGGGCTGCTACTGCCACCCTTACGGCGAGAGCGTCCCAATCGCGATGTACATCTGCCAGGCCGTCCACTTCCTCGACTACGCCGTCTGCAACTCCTCCCGCAAGGCGCCGCTCCTCATCACCGACTTGCGATTCGACATGCTCTGTTCTCGCATCGTCAAGTACTACTCCTTGAAGAGGTTCACGGAGACCACAGGGACGCCGGCGCCGGAGTGGGCGAAGGCCCACAACGAGAAGATGTTCCACTACTCATCGGGCATGCAGGCGGTGATGCTCGCACTGGGGATCTGCGATCGGGTCAGCGTTTTCGGGTTCGGGAAGTCGCCGGCGGCGAAGCACCACTACCATACCAACCAGAAGGCGGAGCTGGACCTGCACGATTACGCGGCGGAGTATGCCCTGTACCGTGATCTGGTCGAGCAGCCGCAGGCAATCCCATTCCTCACAGACTCAGGATTTAAGCTTCCTCCTGTGGTATTCTACCAATGA